Proteins encoded by one window of Corynebacterium callunae DSM 20147:
- a CDS encoding helix-turn-helix transcriptional regulator: protein MSRSLVKFNAQRFKEIRLEKGHTYASLARAAGMSPGTVRHWEQGRYIPSLESLAIVMDILGHSPAEVMDIPIGTATLADLRNLSLCTSQEAADALGITLGGYSNLERGYASLTDDRIAILATLFGVSELEIARAWARAK, encoded by the coding sequence ATGAGCCGATCCTTAGTAAAATTTAATGCGCAAAGATTTAAAGAAATTCGCTTAGAAAAAGGCCACACTTACGCCTCTTTGGCGCGCGCAGCAGGCATGTCTCCAGGCACTGTCCGCCACTGGGAACAAGGAAGATATATTCCCTCATTAGAATCTTTAGCGATTGTCATGGATATTTTGGGACACTCCCCTGCCGAGGTCATGGATATTCCTATCGGCACGGCAACGCTAGCTGATTTACGCAATCTGTCCCTGTGCACCAGTCAAGAAGCCGCTGACGCGCTAGGTATCACCCTTGGTGGATACTCAAACCTCGAGCGTGGATATGCATCCTTGACAGATGATCGAATCGCAATCTTAGCCACACTCTTCGGGGTTTCAGAGCTGGAGATAGCCAGGGCGTGGGCGCGCGCCAAATAA